A window of Amaranthus tricolor cultivar Red isolate AtriRed21 chromosome 8, ASM2621246v1, whole genome shotgun sequence genomic DNA:
GTACTTtgcaaaatattaaattattaaaaataaataagctaTAATATATTCACctaaaatttatttgatttgtctcaatagaaatattgttaatatatttaattatttataattaaaaatattaaaaataaaattcatatattgGTAAATATTTATCTATAAGAGAAAGTATAGTTTCTTCTCGACGAGGTTTTCCTGTTTTAGTACGTGTCAGTTAGCAATATGAAGCCTAATATAGATGAATGATGATGACTGTTTGGCTTTCCGAAAGTTTAAGCAATTGGAGTATATAGGTTCTTTCTGTCATACTTGAATCGCTCTTCATAATCTTTCGTTTTTAATATTTGTAGGCAAGTGTATTAGTAataattttaagttattttatttattccaaatgttgtaattaaatttggtttttgacATTGCTAAAATTACAAGTGTTTTATGTGATAAGAGGTCACGAGTTTAATTAGATTGGGTAAAATGTCTTATGTTAAGTTCAcaattttagtaaaaaaaaagcttttgtGGAGAGTGGTAGAGAGTATACATTTATAACATATTCTGTGGCAGGGGATTTAAAACggggtgcaaaataaactaaataaaataaaaaattaagttgctTAGATGATATCAAGATAAatttaatatgaaataatacaaaataaaatgaacattttaaaggagaatttaattttaaaaatcctACTTTTTGCTCGTTGTCTTTTAAAATTCCatcttttgattattttttaaaaatataacctTTATACTACGTTTTTTTTCTATACTTAATCTTTTGGTTCTTAATCTGATTACTGCTAAATTTTACAAGTAACTTAATGAGTTCACTTGtcagatttttaaaattaagttttcaatAGAAAATAAAGTCAAATCTTGATcgactaaaaaaaaaagtaggtgcCTATGTGGTAGTGAACAAAGTATGACGGATTCCTATAAATGTAGGACTTTTGACTGGTAGTTTGTTATATGAAAGTTTTAAAGCTAGCTTCAAGTATTTGGATATTCATTAATTGTGGGGCAGCCCAAACTATATATTTCTAGGTTCAAAACCTTGGATTGGGCCATAAAAGGCCCAAGACTCCAATATGACAccaaaacatttacatatattctGATTACTCTTAATAGGTAGTTGTTGGGCATTCTCAACGGTAGCAACCATAGAAGCCATCAACCAAATTGTGACGGGCAATTTGACCTCTTTGTCGGAGCAAGAGCTCGTTGACTGTGACCGAGCTGTTGATCAAGGCTGCAATGGTGGTCTCATGGACAACGCCTTTCAATTTATCCTCGAGAATGGTGGGCTCGACACTGAAGAGGATTACCCTTACAAAGGTGTTGATGGACAGTGTGACCTTAACAGGGTATGTCTACTTGACCTAACCTGGCTCTCTTTTAAACATGACTACATATTGGAGTGCAATTGTtctactaattaaaattttcgtAATTTCGACTAACAGAAGAACAAAAAAGTCGTAACCATTGATGGATATGAAGATGTGCTGCCATATAGCGAGAGAGCTTTGAAGAAAGCAGTTGCTCACCAGCCTGTTAGTGTTGCTATTGAGGCTGGTGGTCGAGCTCTTCAGCTCTACCAATCGGTAAGTAATTTCTTACATCCATCCCCACGATATTTGATCTGTTAAGTTTAGCTAGTTTTATTGTCAATGCcaatatataatcaaaatatacGAGGTGCACACAATTCATAAGCCGAATCccaaaatatatattacattgGCAGGAAGAGCtccaatgacttataaagtgtgcatgCTACTTTTAATTCATCGATTTGGGATAACCATCTCGACAACCCCCGCACATGCAAAACCCCATCAAGTTCGTGCGTGGGATAATCAATTAGGATAGAAAAGTCATTCTTTTCTGACCTACCGTTTTAATTATTGATCGAATCATCGACTCTGATACCATTAATAAGTTTAGCTGGATTTATTATGTCAATGCCAGCATATCATATAATCGAAGTATATACAATTCATAAGCCAAAGAGATATCATCCAAAAATCATATGACAATCCGAGGAAGGGCTTCAATGATTTATAAAGTATGGATACCATCTTTAATACATCGATTCATCGAGGTGggataaatcatcccaacatgaTCATAGTCGTTTAAAAAACATACTCTTAAGTGTTTTGGTGTATGTTAATCTGTAGGGTGTATTCACTGGTCACTGTGGAACAAAGGTAGACCATGCTGTGGTTGTAGTAGGATACGGCACCGAGAATGGAACCGACTATTGGATCGTCAGGAACTCGTGGGGCAACGGATGGGGAGAAGAAGGATACATAAGGATGCACCGGAACATCCATCGTCTGACCGGCAAATGTGGTATAGTAATGCAGCCATCTTACCCTGTTAAATATTCCCAGAACCCCATCAAGCCTTTCCGTGCTCCTCAAACTGATCAAGCCAAAGTAAGCAGTATATGAAGCAAGCCAAATTAGTATTGGTTTTAGTATTTATAGGCAGTCTAAATTGTTCTGCCTCATTTGTACATAGCTAAATTGTATTCTGCTGATTAACAAGCAGAGGAATGTTGCAAGTTTCAGAAGTTCAACTTTCGGTTTAATGTGATTTTAGTTTATTGTAAGTTGTAATGTAGCAGCCGATTTCAATCTTTTGAAATTAAtgacattattgttgttgtactTGTCAAGTTAAAATACTTACTATTATTAGATTGGTgcatactaaatagtgtagacTAAGTCCGTATAAAAGAAATATCCACAAAGGTTTATATTGTCAAGTTAAAATACTTACTATTACATTTAGGGGTATTCATAAAATCTGATTCGAAATATCTAATTTGGATTATTCGGTTTCAAAAATCTGGTAAATTATCCGATTTTCATAAAGTGGGTAATTCGGATCGAGTACTTGATTTTAAAACAGAATACCTGATTTAGATCACAAATTATTGGAATCcggttttatatataattgtttttttacattgttgaaaaatcaaatttggCACACTTAATTATAAATGTTTTGTATGAGTTTTTCTAAAGAGATAAGATGTAAATATCAGTGAGAATATGTCAAAGGGCAAATAGTAAGACTACCAAATGATAATGGTTGCTACAAATATAAATGTctatattgttaattttttatattcaagTTTAGGGTTAAAAAATTTGTTAGAAACTTTAAGACTCAGACTCTAAAGTttaaattagtaattattattttttaagttcaaCCTAAAAATGACgagtaaaaataattattccATTAAAAACAACTATATACTCTTCGAGTCTTATAGACTATAtagttcaaattttaaatttatatactcTCATCTTCACAAGCATAATACAATTTAAAACCATATTAGAGAGAATCAACATTGGAGTAGGAAAAGgttcataattttaatttctaggCTATCCTAGAAAAGTCATAATAATTACGTATTGTTCGAGAATATGTAatccatttaaaattataaatctttttattataaaattataaataacaaGCTCAGATCAACAAGATTTGAGTTTTCATTCTCCAATTTTCAACTTCGAATACTTTTAAATTAAGGTtgaaatcaatttaaatttaaattacagtttttgaatttgctaaataataaatttgagttaattttaaatttttaaataaaatcacaattctAAAAAATAAGGAATAAGTTGAATTTGGTGATGCACTATCAATGGGCAGGGAATCAAGAGGGCATATTTAGCTCTCTTTGCATCTCCTCCAACCAAAGACAACAAAAGTAAATTAAGTGCATTTAGGAATATAATTTGGGTACGCCAAAAAACAAAGGATAGTAGGAATGTAGGATACTACTACAAAAAGAATGGTAGGTACCTACATTTCATATCATCCGTTGATTTTGGAAGCTTCCCATCTTTTTGATTTCTTCTTGGAAGTTGGCACATCACTTTTACAAACCCTACCTTGAGTTTTGCAACCTACCTTGAGTTCATCTAGTGGAGTTTCTTTTTTTAGAGAATATAATTTAATTCAACTTTAAATTGAAAGgtacataaaaaatttaatagaagtatcattttaaatttacatatataaaatCCAAAAATTATTGACCCCAAACATTATAATAGAAATTgatccaacaatcaaatcaaTACTTTGTGGCTATATGTTCAACTTATTATTTTCTTGTATCTTTGGAGATCTCATATTCATCAAAGTGTTTAGTTATCAACTACAACTATCttgtataattaataaattgttaattactttttttttctaatattcttcttatttagaatattctattttgaagagagacatttgattaaaattttaagacatatatagatgaaaAAGTATATCAATGTGAGATTTCTTTAAATTCGTcataatgtatactttttttattaaattttttataattttttataatgcatatTTAGGGATATTGAGgttcaaaatttactttgaaaatctgtgcaaaaagtaaacgagaataataaaaaagaacgg
This region includes:
- the LOC130820477 gene encoding cysteine proteinase COT44-like, with the translated sequence MKFSSLLNILFSFLFLAIPTSALAPRTNAEVMGIYQKWLAHHGKARNALPDQKRFEIFKDNLRFIDEHNSVDRPYKLGLNKFADLSNEEYKEKFLGTRASPYKSPVDRKVNNRYWPRPGDRLPKAVDWRKVGAVNHVKDQGQCGSCWAFSTVATIEAINQIVTGNLTSLSEQELVDCDRAVDQGCNGGLMDNAFQFILENGGLDTEEDYPYKGVDGQCDLNRKNKKVVTIDGYEDVLPYSERALKKAVAHQPVSVAIEAGGRALQLYQSGVFTGHCGTKVDHAVVVVGYGTENGTDYWIVRNSWGNGWGEEGYIRMHRNIHRLTGKCGIVMQPSYPVKYSQNPIKPFRAPQTDQAKVSSI